One Thiocapsa sp. genomic window, ATCGAGGCCCAGGACACGACCATGACGGAGCTCATGGACGCGGACCTGGAGAAGCTCGAGATCACCCCGGACGACGAGGATCTGCGCGAAGACGCCGACATCAACATCGACGACGCGCCGATCGTGCGGTACGTGAACAAGGTCTTGGTCGATGCCATCTCGGCGGGCGCCTCGGACATCCACTTCGAGCCCTACGAGAAGTTCTTTCGCGTGCGCTTCAGACAAGACGGCATGCTGCGCGAGGTGGCGAGCCCACCCATGAATATCGCCGGGCGATTGGTCGCACGCCTCAAGGTCATGTCGCGGATGAATATCGCCGAGCGTCGTGTCCCTCAGGACGGACGCATCAAGCTCAAGGTCAGTCGGACGCGCGACATCGATTTCCGCGTCAATACCTTGCCGACCCTTTACGGCGAGAAGGTGGTCCTGCGGATCCTCGATTCCGCGTCGGCTCAGGTCGGCATCGAGGCCCTGGGCTTCGAGCTCGAGCAGCGCGAGGCATTCCTGGAGGCCATCCATAAACCCTACGGCATGATCCTGGTGACCGGACCGACCGGATCCGGGAAGACGGTGTCGCTCTACACCGCGCTGAATCTCCTGAATCAGCCGGACATCAATATCTCGACGGTCGAAGATCCGGTCGAGATCCAGGTTCCGGGAATCAATCAGGTCAGCATGAATCCCAAGACGGGGCTGACCTTCGCCGCCGCGCTGCGGGCGTTCCTGCGTCAGGACCCGGACATCGTCATGGTCGGCGAGATTCGCGACCTGGAGACCGCGGAGATCGCGGTCAAGGCCGCGCAGACCGGGCATCTGGTGCTCTCCACGCTCCATACCAACGACGCCCCGCAGTCGCTGACCCGTCTCGCCAACATGGGCGTGGCACCCTTCAACATTGCCTCCTCCGTCCTGCTCATCATGGCGCAGCGTCTCGCGCGGCGCCTCTGCCCGACCTGCAAGGCGCCCGAGGACCTGCCGCGCGAGGTCCTGCGCCAAGAGGGCTTCAACGAAGCGGATATCGAGGAGGGGATCGTCGTCTTCGGACCGGTGGGATGCGAGCGCTGCACCAAGGGCTACCGCGGGCGTGTCGGTATCTTCCAAGTGATGCCCATATCGGAGACGATCCGGCGGCTGATTCTCGAGGGAGGCAACGCGATGCAGCTCGCCGAGCAGGCCCGGCGCGAAGGCGTCGCGGACCTGCGCGAATCCGGTCTGCGCAAGGTCAAAGAAGGGATGACGAGCCTCGAAGAGCTCAACCGAGTCACCAAGGAGTGACGAGAACGCTCATGGCAACCGCACTCAAGACGAAGCCGAAACCCAAACCCAAACCGCAGGCCGAGAAGGCTTACGTCTTCACCTGGGAAGGACGCGACCGGCGCGGGGCCAAGGTGACGGGGGAGACCCGTTCGCCCAGCATGACACTGGTGCGGGCGGACCTACGACGGCAAGGTGTGAGCCCGACCAAGGTCAAAAAAAAGCCCCAACCGCTCTTCAGCGGCAAGAAAAAGATCACCAGCACCGATCTCGCCATCTTCAGCCGGCAGCTCGCGACCATGATGTCCGCCGGCGTGCCCTTGGTGCAGGCGTTCGACATCGTCGGACGCGGTCACGAAAACCCGGCGATGCAGGACTTGATCCTGGGAATCAAGCAGGACATCGAGAGCGGCACCGCCATGGCGCTGGCGATGGGCAAGTATCCGCTCCACTTCGACGACCTGGTCTGCAACCTGGTGGCCGCCGGCGAGCAGGCGGGCGTACTGGACGTCCTGCTCGACAAGATTGCGACCTACAAGGAAAAGACCGAGTCGATCAAGGGCAAGATCAAAAAGGCCATGTTCTATCCGGTGGCGGTCATCGCGGTGGCCATCATCGTGAGCGCGGTTCTGCTCATCTTCGTCATCCCGCAGTTCAAGGACCTGTTCGCGAGCTTCGGTGCGGATCTGCCCGCCTTCACGCTCATGGTGATCGGTCTTTCCGACGCGCTGCAGAAATGGTGGTGGGCGATCCTCCTCGGGCTCGGCGCGGTCGGCTATGTCATCGGCAACACCTACAAACGCTCGCGCGCGTTGCGCGAAGCCATCGATCGCACGGCCCTGAAGATCCCGATCATCGGGCCGATCCTCAACAAGGCCGCGCTCGCGCGTTTCGCCCGCACCCTGTCCACCATGTTCGCGGCCGGCGTCCCGCTGGTCGAGGCGCTGGATTCGGTCTCGGGCGCCACCGGCAACATCGTCTACCAGAACGCGGTCTTGAAGATGCGCGAAGAGGTCGCGACCGGGCAATCGCTGCAACTGTCGATGCGCCAGCAAGACCTGTTCCCGCATATGGTCATTCAGATGACCTCCATCGGGGAGGAGTCGGGGTCGCTCGACGACATGCTCGCGAAGGTCGCCGACTTCTACGAGGAGCAGGTCGACAACGCGGTCGACAGCCTCAGCAGCCTGCTCGAGCCACTGATCATGGTCGTGATCGGCGGCTTAGTCGGGAGTCTGATCATCGCCATGTACCTGCCGATCTTCAAACTGGCCTCGGTCGTTTAAACCGCGCCCGGTGCGGTATGCGTCATGTGTTGGAGTGGTTTGCCCGCGCCAGGCTTTGCCCATACCGTTTTCACCCGGGCCCCGTGACGCGCGGCACGGGGCCGCCGTCGCGGGGGCGGCTCGGAAATCTACGTTCATTGACCACCGACTCGACGGCCAAGGGGGCCTTGCATGGATTGGATTGGCGTTTTCGAGCAAACCCCGCTGCTGCTCTATGCGGTCTCGATCCTCGTCGGACTGATCGTCGGCAGCTTTCTCAATGTCGTCATCCTGCGGCTTCCTCGAATGCTCGAAGACGACTGGGCGCGCGACTGCGCCGAGCTCTCCGGCACGGCGAATCCGAGCGAGCCACCTGAGCAAAAACGACTTTCGCTGGCCCATCCGCCCTCCACCTGCTCGCACTGCGGTCATCGGATTCGCGCGCACGAGAACATCCCGGTCTTGAGCTATCTCCTCCTGCGCGGTCGATGCTCGGCCTGCGGGGCGGGGATCGGTCTGCGCTATCCATTGATCGAGGGCTTCACGGCGCTCCTGACCCTGATCGTCGTCCTGCAGTTCGGTCTCGGCTGGCAGACCGGCCCCGCCCTCCTGCTCACCTGGGCACTGATCGCGCTTGCCGCGATCGACTTCGATACCCAACTTCTGCCGGACAGCATCACACTGCCGTTGATTTGGCTCGGCTTGATCCTGAGCCTCTTCACGGTCTTCACCGACAGTCACTCGGCGATCATCGGCGCTGTCGCCGGCTACCTCAGTCTCTGGTCGATCTTCCATCTCTTTCGCCTCACCACCGGGAAGGAAGGCATGGGCTACGGCGACTTCAAGCTGCTGGCACTCCTCGGCGCTTGGCTGGGTTGGCAGTCCCTGCCGCAGATCATCCTCTTGTCCGCCTTGACCGGCGCAGTGCTCGGGGTCGCACTGATCCTGAGCGGCCGCCATGAGCGGGGCACGCCCATGCCGTTCGGTCCCTTTCTCGCGGCAGCGGGCTGGATCAGCCTGATCTGGGGGGAGCAGATCAACCGGACCTACTTGCAGATGGTGGGGCTCTAAACCGCGTCCGGGACGCCCTGCGCCCCGCTCCGATGGGCTGCGCGTCGCATGAGCTTCCGGCCGTCACGGCACACCCGGTTTAGACGGGACTCTTTTTCAACGCGCCCGCAACGCGGCGCACGGATTCGGACCCAGAGATGCTTGTCATCGGCCTGACCGGCGGGATCGGCAGCGGCAAGTCGACCGTTGCGGACGCATTGGCCGCGCGCGGCGCGGGCGTGATCGACACCGATGTCATCGCGCGCGAGTTGACCGAGCCGGGGCAGCCGGCGCTCGCCGAGATCGCCGCCACCTTCGGCACCGCCCTCATCGGGCCGAACGGCCGGCTCGACCGCGATGCCTTGCGCACGCAGGTCTTCTCCGACCCGGACGCACGCGCCCGGCTGGAGGGCATCCTGCATCCACGGATCAAGGACCGAATGCTCGAGCGACTTGCGGCGCTCGACGCGCCCTACGCCGTCTTGGTCATCCCACTCCTCTTCGAGACCAACCAACACACACTCGTCGATCGCGTCCTCGTCGTCGACATCGCGGAAACGGCACAGCGCGAACGCGTGCGTCGGCGCAGCGGTCTGACCCACAGCGAGATCGACCGTATCGTCGCCAGCCAGATCAGTCGCGCCGACCGTCTTGCCCGAGCAGACGACATCCTCGACAACAGCGGCGACCTCCCTGCCCTCTTGGCACAGGCCGAGCGCGTCCATCGCATCTACATCGCGCTCGCCGGAGACCTTAATGACCACGAGGCCGGTTAGATCGCGCTGGCACCGTGGCGATCTTCAACGTTTCCGTCACTTCGTCGTCACACAGGTATTGACAGGAATCTGGAGACGTATAGAATGCGCGGCTCGCTGAGGGGAAACCCGAAGCGGGGTTAGTCCTGGAGGGGCTGCCCGAGTCAGGGAGCGGGTAGTTGAGGGGCGAGGGAGCGCAAAACGGGGGGTTGACAAGTTCCTCGGGTCCTGTAGAATTATCGGTCTTGGCGAAGCGGAAGTTCAGCGACGTCGGACGAGAAGAGCTCTTTAACAATCGGGTCATCAGATAATTTGTGCGGGTGCTTCGGTGTCGTTTGGATGATTCCAAGAGATATCGGCAAGCACTTCGGTGACGAAGAGTTTGTTGAGCAAGGAAAGAAGTCGGTCGCTTCGGCGATCGGCGAAGGTTTGAACTGAAGAGTTTGATCCTGGCTCAGATTGAACGCTGGCGGCATGCCTAACACATGCAAGTCGAACGCGAAAGGGCTTTGGCCCGAGTAGAGTGGCGGACGGGTGAGTAATGCATGGGAATCCACCTTGACGTGGGGATAACCCGGGAAACTCGGGCTAATACCGCATACGACCTACGGGTGAAAGGGGGCTTCGGCTCTCGCGTCGAGACGAGCTCATGTCCGATTAGCTAGTTGGCGGGGTAAAGGCCCACCAAGGCGACGATCGGTAGCTGGTCTGAGAGGATGATCAGCCACACTGGGACTGAGACACGGCCCAGACTCCTACGGGAGGCAGCAGTGGGGAATATTGGACAATGGGCGCAAGCCTGATCCAGCAATGCCGCGTGTGTGAAGAAGGCCTGCGGGTTGTAAAGCACTTTCAGTGGGGAAGAAACGCTCGGGGCGAATACCCTCGGGCTATGACGTTACCCACAGAAGAAGCACCGGCTAACTCCGTGCCAGCAGCCGCGGTAATACGGAGGGTGCAAGCGTTAATCGGAATCACTGGGCGTAAAGCGCACGTAGGCGGCAACGTAAGTCAGATGTGAAAGCCCGGGCTCAACCCGGGAACGGCATTTGAGACTGCGTCGCTCGAGTCTGAGAGAGGGGGGTGGAATTCCGGGTGTAGCGGTGAAATGCGTAGAGATCCGGAGGAACACCAGTGGCGAAGGCGGCCCCCTGGCTCAAGACTGACGCTGAGGTGCGAAAGCGTGGGTAGCAAACAGGATTAGATACCCTGGTAGTCCACGCCGTAAACGATGTCGACTAGCCGTGGGGTCCATTTAAGGGCTTCGTGGCGCAGCTAACGCGATAAGTCGACCGCCTGGGGAGTACGGCCGCAAGGTTAAAACTCAAAGGAATTGACGGGGGCCCGCACAAGCGGTGGAGCATGTGGTTTAATTCGATGCAACGCGAAGAACCTTACCAGCCCTTGACATCCTCGGAATCCGGCGGAGACGTCGGAGTGCCTTCGGGAGCCGAGAGACAGGTGCTGCATGGCTGTCGTCAGCTCGTGTCGTGAGATGTTGGGTTAAGTCCCGTAACGAGCGCAACCCTTGCCCTTAGTTGCCAGCGCGTCATGGCGGGAACTCTAAGGGGACTGCCGGTGATAAACCGGAGGAAGGTGGGGATGACGTCAAGTCATCATGGCCCTTATGGGCTGGGCTACACACGTGCTACAATGGCCGGTACAGAGGGTTGCCAACCCGCGAGGGGGAGCCAATCTCAGAAAACCGGTCGTAGTCCGGATCGCAGTCTGCAACTCGACTGCGTGAAGTCGGAATCGCTAGTAATCGCGAATCAGCATGTCGCGGTGAATACGTTCCCGGGCCTTGTACACACCGCCCGTCACACCATGGGAGTTGGTTGCACCAGAAGCAGGTAGCTTAACC contains:
- the pilB gene encoding type IV-A pilus assembly ATPase PilB, translating into MATDQTAKNKLSGLALRLVRDNLISEREAIAAYDDATRRRQSFVSYLVEQKLLDGRKIAVAASHEFGVPLLDLHALDLLNLPVNLVDERLVRKHRALPIFRRGNRLFLALSDPTNDQALEEIRFNTGLATDAVLVEEDKLKAAIETAIEAQDTTMTELMDADLEKLEITPDDEDLREDADINIDDAPIVRYVNKVLVDAISAGASDIHFEPYEKFFRVRFRQDGMLREVASPPMNIAGRLVARLKVMSRMNIAERRVPQDGRIKLKVSRTRDIDFRVNTLPTLYGEKVVLRILDSASAQVGIEALGFELEQREAFLEAIHKPYGMILVTGPTGSGKTVSLYTALNLLNQPDINISTVEDPVEIQVPGINQVSMNPKTGLTFAAALRAFLRQDPDIVMVGEIRDLETAEIAVKAAQTGHLVLSTLHTNDAPQSLTRLANMGVAPFNIASSVLLIMAQRLARRLCPTCKAPEDLPREVLRQEGFNEADIEEGIVVFGPVGCERCTKGYRGRVGIFQVMPISETIRRLILEGGNAMQLAEQARREGVADLRESGLRKVKEGMTSLEELNRVTKE
- a CDS encoding type II secretion system F family protein, yielding MATALKTKPKPKPKPQAEKAYVFTWEGRDRRGAKVTGETRSPSMTLVRADLRRQGVSPTKVKKKPQPLFSGKKKITSTDLAIFSRQLATMMSAGVPLVQAFDIVGRGHENPAMQDLILGIKQDIESGTAMALAMGKYPLHFDDLVCNLVAAGEQAGVLDVLLDKIATYKEKTESIKGKIKKAMFYPVAVIAVAIIVSAVLLIFVIPQFKDLFASFGADLPAFTLMVIGLSDALQKWWWAILLGLGAVGYVIGNTYKRSRALREAIDRTALKIPIIGPILNKAALARFARTLSTMFAAGVPLVEALDSVSGATGNIVYQNAVLKMREEVATGQSLQLSMRQQDLFPHMVIQMTSIGEESGSLDDMLAKVADFYEEQVDNAVDSLSSLLEPLIMVVIGGLVGSLIIAMYLPIFKLASVV
- a CDS encoding A24 family peptidase produces the protein MDWIGVFEQTPLLLYAVSILVGLIVGSFLNVVILRLPRMLEDDWARDCAELSGTANPSEPPEQKRLSLAHPPSTCSHCGHRIRAHENIPVLSYLLLRGRCSACGAGIGLRYPLIEGFTALLTLIVVLQFGLGWQTGPALLLTWALIALAAIDFDTQLLPDSITLPLIWLGLILSLFTVFTDSHSAIIGAVAGYLSLWSIFHLFRLTTGKEGMGYGDFKLLALLGAWLGWQSLPQIILLSALTGAVLGVALILSGRHERGTPMPFGPFLAAAGWISLIWGEQINRTYLQMVGL
- the coaE gene encoding dephospho-CoA kinase (Dephospho-CoA kinase (CoaE) performs the final step in coenzyme A biosynthesis.); its protein translation is MLVIGLTGGIGSGKSTVADALAARGAGVIDTDVIARELTEPGQPALAEIAATFGTALIGPNGRLDRDALRTQVFSDPDARARLEGILHPRIKDRMLERLAALDAPYAVLVIPLLFETNQHTLVDRVLVVDIAETAQRERVRRRSGLTHSEIDRIVASQISRADRLARADDILDNSGDLPALLAQAERVHRIYIALAGDLNDHEAG